The genomic window TgaaatcatttattaaaaaatcttaGACGCGGTGGAGTTTTTCATCTTGGTGTCTCCATTTATATTTCTCCTTTCATctcctttttattctttaggATCTTCATCTAGATCAAGTGTGTGAGTTGTATGATTCTAACAAATGATTTCAGAGTTAGGAGAGATTCCCCATGATCtgtaaagatgaaaatttcaaagatcGAGATCAAGAAGATTGATGGATTCAATATCGATATTTGGAAGATGTAGATTGAAGATGATTTTACCAAAAAGATCTTCAAGAACTCTTGTCCAAAGTGAAAATACTGGATTGAATAAGAAGCATTAAAGACTTGGATACAAAAATGGCtggcttgaaacttagaaatgacaaagatgaGGTTCAGATTCTAACAATAAAAGTCTCGAACTTGAGAGCTCAATTCCATTCCTacaaaatctatattttaaatagtaaTTTGTGGGTGTCTACATCTCTCCCCAAGATAAACTTTGTAACTCTTCAAATTCCCACTAAAGAATTCTTTAGTGGGCATGATTTACTCCCACTATCcaatctcaaaaaaaaaaaaaaaaaaaaattcacNaaaaaaaaaaaaaaaaaaaaaaaaaaaaaaattcacttcCGACGATAATTTCtcaattaaattaacttaTAACGCATGAAATGATAGTTGAATcgagcctatccaattttgtagatgaagaaagaaggCTTGTTGAACCTTCTTGGTCTTGGATCGTGTGatagttggaacatttggaacaccgtgatcctTATTAGATCGTCATCAGGATGATGCCAAGATTAAGTGGGATAGAATATCACAATCCATGATGCAATTGTACACTTAGAAGATTCATCGAGGATAATGACTAATTTAAGTAGAAGAGAGTGTCACAACCATATTATGAAGATAATATGTTGTGATCCCTATATGCAAATAGACAAGGTAGTGATATAGAAGTGGCACCTAATTGACTAAGTGAGGGCTAAGATAAGACAAGTGTCATTCATTTTGCGAAAAACCcaatctataatttaaaaacagaACACATCACAATTTAGTTTCACTCGCAAGTCAGTGAAAGAAGGTGTTAgtgttttgagaagatagagggtgcatcTAGCAaacatattgaaaaaaatgtgttgatgttgagAAATAGAGCTTACATTGCCTAAGAAGTAAATCATTGGTATCCATGAATTTGAGAGGCGCAACCTCATAAAAATTTGGATACATGAACGATAATATGACATCATGAATGGATCTTGAATATCGTTGACTACAACCCATCTATAAGATCATATCATCACACTAAATCTGGAGGAGCAACTCATGTGCCAGCTAACTGACTGAGTCTACTTGTGTGATCCCTTTGCCCCTTTCAAGGTGAGTTTATGGAATAGAGGTCTTATTGAGAGGTCTTTGACCATTTCCACATACAAGAGTGACACTAAACATGGTCGAACCTTGAAATACTATCGTGTCAGATCCATTTAGGTCAAGCTCGACGATAATCTATCATAGGCCTACCAATCGGGACAGGAACACTACGAGTTCGAAACCAATATCCCTAATAATTCTAATAACATATTGAAGGGAATACAAAGTAGTCTCGGCTTTAGCGATATCATTCACAACTGCTAAACTAAATTCTTAAGGGCATCTTAACGGTTTATAACTTAGTTCttgttttcaaaaatatatggaCTAGTTCTTGGGGCTAATCATGGTGTGGGAGCACTCAGATTAGTTGTATAATTGAATCTCATAATTCATAAGTGATCATCTCACTGAAACAGCATGACATGATAATCGTGAAATCATTCATGCTTCATTGCCCTATGCTTGTCATAATTCTCATAAATCTATAAATCAACTATTTGTAGGTCTCATGATTATTTAGAGTATTAAGCGTAgctgatattttatttatagcttaAAGTCCTAAGTTTTATCTCGGTAGGTATTGAGCCTTTGGCAAGTACATCTCTAATATGTGAATCGATCTCTTCATTTAAACATCCTAATCATGCATACTCACAGTTATCAGTTAATCATGCTCAAATCTAGCATATCCCAACCATTCTTAcatgtattaaaattttgatatgaatACTTGCTCTCTCATGTTCAATTTGATCACTTCTTATGTAACACCCCTAGGTTATTTAGTAATGTCCAAGTAAGGTGTTGTAAATCCCAAAAGACGAAGTTGTAATGAAAGAAGGGcaaagtttcatttttctatctttatgaattgtaacgacctagatccaccgctagcagatattgtcatttttgggctttcccttttgggcttcccctcaaggctttaagacgcgttttaaagccttgaggggaagcccgaaagggaaagcccaaagagaacaatatctgctagcggtggatctaggtcgttagaaatggtatcagagccagacaccagacgatgtgccagccttctcgctgttccccgaagggggtagacacgaggcggtgtgccaataaggacgctgggccccaaagggggatggatttgggggcggtcccacattgattggagtaAGGAAAGAGTGcgagcgaggacgctggccccgaagggggtggattgtgatgtcccacattggttgggaggagaacaagccaccatttataagggtgtggaaaccttcccctagcagaagcgttttaaagccttgaggggaagcccgaaaggaaaagcccaaagaggacaatatctgttagcggtagatctgggtcgttacatgaaTCTTATTGATTTCTAATTAAATGGTGGtgaaagttctttatttataatcgTGTACtaatcttccactaaattaaccatcAACAATAACCAGATCATGATAAACGGGATCTAACGAACATTAATGTAGAAAATTAGCGACTTTGGTATAAGCCTACAAGTAAGTGATCATACTTTTGAAACGTCTTTTGGCTAGGTTAGATGATTTGTATGTTGTATGAACAATACATACTTTGACTTATTTATATGTTATTACTTGTATGATGCAATATTTATGAACTTGCTATGATGGATGTAATTCCAATATATTAATCCATGATACTATATTCACGTTATCCCCTATGAAACATTTGATGAATTATTTATGCTAAGAATGAATTATATGTCAGGTACACGTATGTATGTCTCATAggaatgttatgttatgaaaagTATGGAAGTACAACATGCATCATAACCATGTACGATGATTTGAAAATGTGAAActtcatgcatgttgtatgtcacgagcatgaaataatttttatatatattttgtacaAATGAGTACaccatgatatgatatgcaCTATGCTCTTATCGTTGGTATTCAGCAATGTGAGCATGTGTGCTAGCGTGTAGTTAAACTTAGGGGGTACGTATATGAGATCACCTAGTGGGTTCATGCAGGTGTGCATGACCCGTGTATAGAGAATTACTATGTATGCTgagaatatttgataaaaccaccacacctaaatggggTGAAATTCTCTATTCataatcatcaaataaattaccaaggaaatgggaagaacaaaaaatgtaTACGAGATATTTTCGTATAATAAAAAGACAGCTATAATGGGAgacaaatatttagatatttgcctataattaaagatcaaatatggtaaactataattcagaactaaatatccttaacacctaGCAAGTTGAGCGTCTAATTTGAACGAACATGAaacttggatctgaaaaattcaaagagaggtcgaaAAACACTTTTTGCGAAAATATCAGTAACCTCGTTCGTAGGAGACGTCTGGTTGGGCAGTattttcttggccatcgaaaactGCAAAGGGATTGTTGGACAATaacgatgctgccttggctccTACGAGAATATATATGTCTAAACCAAAAGAATAAGGAGACTAAGACAGATGGTCTTGGTCAACCCGCGAATAGAACAAAAAAGtagagagaaaatagaaaatctcCCTAAGAATTATATGAGGTGTGGACTATAGAGACCCAAGGCAGAGGCTTCAGATTTAGATTTAGGGAAATGGCTCTACTATGAgaaaatggagagagagaggattgGATTGTGGCtgtaaagaaaagaggaaccatagaagaagaagagggcaCAAACTAAGAATGCTCACTCTCTGAGGTGTATTttagacaaagaaagaaagaggggtGGAGATGGAGTGGGCTCTCCACTTTGTGGACTGGTTTGCTATTGAGTAGATGAGCagagtaagaatatctcgagcatattttaactgactaataaagagaccatcaGGAATGATAGATCTAGAGATTCTATTCACATAACCACCATTGTCAGGAGTGAAGGCCGACGACGGAGTAGTAGGCAGAGCAAGTGGAGAAGTAGGCAATGCCATAGCAGATGGTGAAGTTCTAATGGACAGAGATGGAGCCACGCCCTTCGGAGCAAGAGACGAAGTCACCACAGTGGGCGAAGGAGCCGATTTTGCAAAGAGGCTGACGGCGACCTAGTTGGTGAAGAGGCCAGTTCGACGCCCGAATTTCGAAGGTAAATCTCAGTAGAAGGTCGATGGGCTTGTCAAGATTCTGTATATTTGCAATGAGAGCGCTGATGAGGATCTTGAGGATAGGGTttttgtgaaggatgaagggcaaatgggaaagaaaatgagagaggcGCTAAAGAGAAACATATTGTATTAGAGAGGGTGAAGTTGTATGTTCAGAATATGACGAATGAGGGTTGcgaaggatgatttggagCCAAAATGGTGGAGCCAAAGACTAATCAATAGGCTCTGCATACACAGCAATGACAATGAAATGTATGGAACAATGTCATGCCTCTCCGTATAGAGGCCTGGAGCTTAAACAACATTAAACAACATCTGCCACGAGAATTGAatcgaaaatatttaaaatacaatgcttttctataaaatttatgataggtaaattatattctattattttcaaatttctcgtAAAGAAATGCAACAAGTTATCCAAAATTTTGGTCGCATTTAGCATACAAAAACGGACAAGATTTAGTTCTCATAAGGAAATGATAGCGTTTCGCCTCCTCCAACTCCTTCCGTTCAATGACGTTAGCCTTTTTCTAAAACCCTAAAGCCTGCACCTGTTCCTCTCGGTCTTCCATTTCTTGGGGACTCCACGCTTTGCGGAACTGTATCAATTCTCCGATTATGGCAGCATTTCAACTCTCTAATCTATCAACTTCTTCAATTCCCCCTCAGTTCTATCACAAGCCATCCTGtatctcttcctcttctaaTTGCAACCGAAAATGTCCCTCTCGAAGACACCATGTTGGCTTTGTTAGCTGCTCATTTTCTCCTATGGAGTCCGCCAAGATTAAAGTAGTGGGAGTTGGTGGAGGCGGCAACAATGCCGTTAATCGCATGATTGGCAGCGGTTTGAAGGTGCGTTTTCCCTTCGCATTGCATAGACTTCCCTTGAGGTTCAATGTGTCTAGTTTCAGGGCAAACAAGAGTGGAAGTTCGTGTAGATTTGCGCTTTTTTGTTCTCTGAATTCCGTTATTGTTAGAGGTTCACCCATTTAATCGTTGATTGCATTCACAAACCAACTTCATTACTTTGTGGAGCTGGGAATGCTTTGAGTGGCTTTGCAGTCAACTTTGAGTCCATTCAATTGTATAacgatatttttgtttgtttctacTATCGATATAATGTGTGCCCAAATTAATATTGGTTGCTAGTTGGGTATAATGGAGACTGATGGCTATGGTTATTGAGTTTTGTGTTAGGGTGTTGATTTCTATGCCATAAACACGGATTCTCAAGCCCTAGTACAGACTGCTGCTGAGAATCCACTTCAAATTGGAGAGCTTCTGACACGTGGTCTAGGTCAGGAACTTcgcccttttcttttggttctttCGGCCTTTTGGGGTTTTGTTCTATGTGACTAAGTAGCATTGTGACCTGTGTAGTGATGCCTATTGTGTCTTCGACTTTCGTTGATTTGTTTCTTGATAGAGATGCAGGTACTGGTGGGAATCCACTTTTAGGGGAACAAGCGGCGGAAGAATCAAAAGAAGCGATAGCTAGTGCTCTCAAGGGCTCTGATCTTGTGTTTATAACGGCCGGTATGGGTGGAGGCACTGGGTCTGGTGCGGCCCCAGTTGTTGCCCAGATTTCCAAGGAGGCAGGTTACCTGACTGTTGGTGTTGTTACGTATCCATTCAGTTTTGAAGGGAGAAAACGATCCTTGCAGGTaggtttcttccttttctaaaATGACtgcatatttattttttgactTCCTTATACAATGAATTTAGCTTCTTCCCTCCCTCCCTTGGGTTCAGATTCTCTTAGAATATGTGTGATTGAACCCTTAAAATTTTGCTGTGGTGTACATCGAAGTATGTGGTGTTTCTTTCTGCTTTGGTAAAAATGGTAATAGACTAAATAAGTGGTGGCCTTCCGTTGctttggttggttggttgcaAGGTGCAGAATGAGCTGGCTACCGTTTTAACATTATGGTTTCCTGGAACAACtgttatatttgaaatattactCCATTATGATAACATGGAGGATAAACCCATTTTCATTTAGTTATGTGAAAGATTCTGGCttcaatatatattacattttaatgTTTACTTCTTGTCAGGCGCTGGAGGCGATTGAAAAATTGCAGAAAAATGTCGACACTCTTATAGTAATCCCCAATGATCGCTTGCTTGATATTGCTGATGAACAGACACCCCTTCAAGATGCTTTTCTTCTTGCTGATGATGTTCTACGTCAAGGAGTACAAGGAATTTCTGATATAATTACGGTGAGAATTGTTTGTGATACATAAATATTTCCTCCAC from Cucurbita pepo subsp. pepo cultivar mu-cu-16 unplaced genomic scaffold, ASM280686v2 Cp4.1_scaffold000342, whole genome shotgun sequence includes these protein-coding regions:
- the LOC111785042 gene encoding cell division protein FtsZ homolog 1, chloroplastic-like — its product is MAAFQLSNLSTSSIPPQFYHKPSCISSSSNCNRKCPSRRHHVGFVSCSFSPMESAKIKVVGVGGGGNNAVNRMIGSGLKGVDFYAINTDSQALVQTAAENPLQIGELLTRGLGTGGNPLLGEQAAEESKEAIASALKGSDLVFITAGMGGGTGSGAAPVVAQISKEAGYLTVGVVTYPFSFEGRKRSLQALEAIEKLQKNVDTLIVIPNDRLLDIADEQTPLQDAFLLADDVLRQGVQGISDIITIPGLVNVDFADVKAVMKDSGTAMLGVGVSSSKNRAEEAAEQATLAPLIGSSIQSATGVVYNITGGKDITLQEVNRVSQVVTSLADPSANIIFGAVVDDRYSGEIHVTIIATGFSQSFQKILLADPRASKLIDKVTGGDQEKSSKASSPLRLDLSPAAASPTLNRGRRLFF